TTCAGTCTGAGTAAAAACCTCTGCAATGCCGAAGATCCAATCTATTCTCCCCCTGCTTCTGATCCTTGCAACAGTTTCCGTGTTTTCTCAGCCGAATCAACCATGGAAGAAAATCACTTATCCACGCTTGTTTCCaggtttcttttatttttatctgaCCAAAAATTGAATCCTTTAAAGTTTGATGTAAAGGgttctctttttttgttttgttgatggCTCTGTTTGGTTCCCTAGAAAGTTTCAGTGTTATTTTCCCTTGATTGTTGAGAACTTATGAACATCTTAGCATCCAGAAGTTAGTTCTGACTTTGGTATAATGTTTTTGGGTTTCAGCTAAAATGGCTTCTGGAAGAAGTGCTTTTAGGCTCTCAAAACCTCTGATTGGAGAAGATGGGAAGATTTATGCTTGTTCAGAGAAGACTTTGTTTGCATTTGAAAGTAATGGCTCCATTGCTTGGTCCTTGGATTTAGATTTTAAATGCAACATTGGTATGGCTCCAGTTCATGGCGGAAAAGGAAAggtaattaattcatttataatcaGGCAAATGGCAAACCTGCTTACAACTGTAATGCTTCTTGCTGTGTTTTGTGTTAGCACCATGAAGCTACAGGATTGTCTTGTTTATTGCATCTTGAAAGAACTTTTTCAAACTGGAGACATTTGGCACACAAAATCTAGTCTACTATCTATAGTCCTGATGATTTCCTAGACTTctttatgtaaaaatttttagcAATCTTATATGATTATTGATTACAGAAGTTGTTGGCAGATATATTTGGTTGCAGAAGACAGGGTGATTAAggttaattttatgaaaatgggAAATTCTGAATCTGCCACACAAGTTTTCTTTGGTGGAGAACCAGGAGAAGAGGTAGCAGGTGAAATTAGTGGGCTTGCTGTGAGCACATTTGGTTCAACTGTTTTTATCAATGTTAAAAATAGGGGACTTTATGCATTCATGACTAGTGGAGAAGTACTTTGGAGTGCTGGGCCAAAGCAGTTTCAGTCAGACTATCATCAAGGTTGTAGAAAAAGTGTTGCAGattgttatttttcttcacATCCTGTTATTGATGAATGTGAAGCTAATGTATATGTAAGGCCATTTCATCCCTAATCTTCCATTTTTTCTGCAATTTCCTCTAAATATAAGATGTGTTAGAATTTATCATGATTTACTTCGCACATACGGAGCGTATTCGACATTGATTCTTTGCTGATGGCATGTATAGATTCTGTGCATTTGCAGATATCAAACACTCAAGGTGAACtttattcaatttcatttcGTAGTCCTCATTACAACTGGGTCCAGGATTTTAGTTCCTTCGGCAAAATGTTAACAATCACCTCAGGAAACAACGGTTGCTTGTATGTAACTATACCTGTTAAGGCTTTAGTATTCGCGCTTGATGCTTCTTCAGGAAATGTTTTGTGGCAGAGAAGTATTGGCCCCATTAGTTCTGCAGAATATGCACCAGTTGTTGACTCTAATGGTAAATTTGTGTTCCATGATGTCCTCAACTCAGTCTCCtcttaatgcatctttttatgACTAAATAAGCTTTCCACCACCTTGATTGATTCCTTTTATTATTCTAACTCTTCATCATAACGGCAATAAATGGTTCCTCAATGTACATGGATCAGTATTCAATGAACATAGTGAACTTATTCACCATCAACTCGACCTTAAACTCATCGATGTAACAGGATGGATATCTGTTGGTTCATTGGATGGCTTCCTGTACTCATTTTCTCCAACCGGAAGTCttcacaaattttcaaaatcagatACAATGGATTCAGTGATCCAGGTTAGCCCACTTCTTGATTGTTCAGGATATGCCGTATATATATCCCAGACAAAGATGAGTGGAAAATTTATCCACACAAATGGTGAATATACATATGTCTCCACTATGAAACCTGAAAGTGTAGTCTTCTCCTTGATGGCTCCAGCAACGGGGTCTGTTTACTGGTCTGAAATCTATCCAGGTAATTGCAGCTTTTGATTTTTGATGTTCAAAGTTTGGTTTTATATGGTTGATTTCATTTGCCTTCTATGCTATCATCATACTAGTAGTTTTTGCTTTACAGACCCCAAGTCTAAATTCTTTCAGCGTTTGATGATTGCAGGGGAATTCTCATCCTTGTTATCCAAGAGTGACCTGCAGCATTTTGATCCGGATGAGAGTCTTGACTTGTAGAGCTTGCTCCAAATAAGTTCGAGCTCGATTCGTTTTTAAAAAGGCTAAGCTTGAGTTTggttcgagctcaagcttttAACTAACTCGCTATTAAAATAaagtcgttttaatacatattgatcaaaacaatgtcgttttgtatcaaaatttttaatatgcgAGCTTGATGAGTTAAACACTCcaaagctcgagcttgagcttgagttttaaaatgttaaagttTCAGGCTCGAGCTCATTTGAGCTTGGCTTGTTTTGGGCTCATTCGAGTCtaactcagttcgaatccaaccctatctcttaagtttagttttcaaactctgacTCTATCTTCAACGTCATTGTTGATGGTCTCTCCCTCCTAATATTTTCTCTCCCTCTGGCGATCTTTCACCTCTCACCTAGACATCTGATGGATGTCAAATGAAGCTGAGGagacgaagaagaagatttAGTCTTCGTCTAGGAAAACAATCATCTTCCTAGAGAAAGATGAGCGTCTTTCTTGTCTTCGTCTCCCCAGCTTCATTTGATGCCAATCGGGTGTTCAGgtgagagaagagagatcgTCAAAGGGAGAGGCCACTGGCAATGGCACCGGAGATGATAccgaagtttgaaaactaaaccttaggggggaaatgttattttttaaaacgtGGTCTCTaggaaaatggttagtttttagggtttaagagaaaaagaaaataaaatttaagtttatttttaatattatgtatgaaataactattttgcttttaaaactaacaaaatcaaCTATCTATAAgtgaataaatgagattttcaaagttaagagatAACTCTCACCTCTTACTTGGACATCTGATCAATGTCAAATGAAATTGAGGagacaaagaagaagatttAGTCTTCGTCTAGGAAAACGATCATCTTCCTAGAGAAAGATGAGtgtctttctttcttcatctcCCCAACTTTATTCGATGCCAATTAGGTGTTCAGgtgagagaagagagatcgTCAAAGGGAGAGACCGCTGGCAATGGCACCGGAGATGATACCAAAGTTTGAAAgctaaaccctagagggaaaatgttattttttaaaacttagtctataggaaaatggttagtttttagggttaagaggaaaagaaaagaaaatttaagtttatttttaatattatatatgaaataactatttttcttttaaaactaacaaaatcaattatttataggtagataaataaaatttttaaagttaagagaTAAGAATTTTCGAAAAgatgatactttgggtgggaataagtcctttggccttttaccaATTATGAATTGTGAAAGGTTGATGCCACTTAGCCTTAGCTTACGAAACCAGCCTATGACGCACTTAAACTCATGTGACCACAATGTTTATCCAAGACATGCAACTTGTAACCTCAAACTTATATCCAAGACATACAACTTAAAATAACTTAAGTCATGTCGATAAGCAACGTATAGGCTTACACCGCAAATCAAGTGTATGTGGATCACAACCCACGCCACACGAATGCTCAATCACACTATGGGTGCACCAAGGTAACTTAAGTCATAAGTGAACTGAACATTCGATATCACCACAAGATGATTTGATTCGCAACGACTTCAAGGCGTTGTCGATCTCCCTTCTTGACAGGAATGGTGATCCCTGAGATCACCTTAATGCCTTCAATACTCTGATGGAGCTCCACTAGGTATCAGAGCATGTTAGCTATTGTTGTTTAATAGTTACATCACTTAGCAGAAGTGCTTGATTTAGGTGTCTAAATGACACCTGAGGATAGAAAGTTTTGTAGTAACTTCAAAGCTCGTTGGTTCAAAAGCATCAACCAACACCCCATTGAAGAGCAAGAGTAAATTGGAgggtaaaagaaaagaaataaaagataatcaCAAAGTGTTCACAAAGCActagattaaaaaataacctATTTGAcatcaataattttaacatgTTAAATCTACCGCTATTTTTAATTGGagttttttaatacaataatcTTGTAAAACATGGACCTAACCATCAAAACCTGACACCAACCATGTAGAGAATTAAATTACCTAATTGCTTTCTGTTACACTGTCTTTCTTCTCCTCtgccatttttttcttttcttcttttccatctTCGCCATGTCCTCTAAATTGACCCATGCCTCCACTCtcaccacccccccccccccccccccccccccccaacccaACTCTCATAATCACTTCACCCAATACCACACCTTACTTTAAAACCAACAATCTTGCAAATCAACGACACAAATATCCCAACCTCACACCAACAATCTTGTAGATCAATGACTactctttttcaaaattaacaaaattggcAATAGTGATGTCCTTGGTGgcattgaaaaaagaaagagagagtatGTTAACAAAATTGGGTGGTGGGTGGATAGAGGGGATGGGGTAGTGAtttaagtttctaaaattttgtggtgattttgaattgaggGAGTGATGAAGGCAATAGTGATGTTCTTGGTGgcattgaaaaaagaaagagagagtatGTTATCCTTTGGACTTTTGTTTCATCAAGTTTCAAGTTTCACTGGATTTGTTGTAGATCAGAAGATGGGAAAACCAACAAGCCCCCTTTGCTTAAAAATCTATTACTCAAGGACCCGATGAACTGTGATAGTGAAAAGGTTGGAGATCTGGCCAAAGAAGGTGACAGCCTTGCAAAAAGTAGAGAGAAGTGGGAGGTGGAGTGTAACGATTTGGAAAATGGAGTCCCAATTGGATACGTTTGGTTAGGTTGGAGTTAAAATCGAACTTTGAATGAGACAACTGAGCTGCAGGCTGGCCTATCACGTGTTCTCCATTTATGGCAAGAGATACGTTACTCCTTTTGAGTCTTATCACTTCACCGGTATCTTTGTGATGTGGCCATGACATAACATTATGCCTTACGATTTGTATCACTTCACTGTCTACACCCACATTTTTGTGATGACCACAACTTTCaaagaaagtttgaaaatttaactgAGTATTCACATGATATTAAAGTCTAACATTGTTCGCTCTTTCCATGTTAGCAAAGGCCAGAAAAAAGTCAAGACCAAAACAACCAATTGGAGAACGGACCGGCAATATCATGTAAACTGTCTAAAATGTTAAAACAGTCATATTAATTAACATCTCCTTCAGTCTGAATTCTGGCTTTCATGGCAACTTCCAACACCATTAAAATACAGGAGGTTTCTCAGGTTACTCCTTTCTCCGACTCAACCACTGAGTTTTCTCTTCCTCTAACAAAATTCGATACGCTTTGGATCAAGTTTCCTCCGGTTGAGCGCCTTTACTTCTACCAAATCACTGACTTAACCCCTCATTTCTTCCACTCTTTTATCCTCCCAGACCTAAAGCACTCTCTTTCCCTCGCTCTCCTTCAGTATCTTCCTCTTGCTGGTAATCTAATCTGGCCCCCAGATGCCCCAAAGCCTTTCATCTACTACTCCCCAGACGACGGGGTTTCTGTCACCGTTGCAGAATCTACCGCCGACCTCAATTCGATTTCTGATAATGGAATCCATGAAGCTTCTGAGCTTCATCCTTTAATCCCCCAGTTGGTGACATCTGATGACAAAGCAGCGATGATCGCTTTACAGATAACTTTGTTTCCAAATCAAGGATTTTGCATCGGAATAACAACCCACCATGCTATACTTGATGGGAGAAG
The genomic region above belongs to Mangifera indica cultivar Alphonso chromosome 15, CATAS_Mindica_2.1, whole genome shotgun sequence and contains:
- the LOC123197522 gene encoding protein GAMETE EXPRESSED 3-like, with translation MASGRSAFRLSKPLIGEDGKIYACSEKTLFAFESNGSIAWSLDLDFKCNIGMAPVHGGKGKIYLVAEDRVIKVNFMKMGNSESATQVFFGGEPGEEVAGEISGLAVSTFGSTVFINVKNRGLYAFMTSGEVLWSAGPKQFQSDYHQGCRKSVADCYFSSHPVIDECEANVYISNTQGELYSISFRSPHYNWVQDFSSFGKMLTITSGNNGCLYVTIPVKALVFALDASSGNVLWQRSIGPISSAEYAPVVDSNGWISVGSLDGFLYSFSPTGSLHKFSKSDTMDSVIQVSPLLDCSGYAVYISQTKMSGKFIHTNGEYTYVSTMKPESVVFSLMAPATGSVYWSEIYPDPKSKFFQRLMIAGEFSSLLSKSDLQHFDPDESLDL